One window of Phalacrocorax carbo chromosome 1, bPhaCar2.1, whole genome shotgun sequence genomic DNA carries:
- the AVPR1A gene encoding vasopressin V1a receptor has protein sequence MRLASGAGSPRAAPSPGNGSRWRAAEPDGGGSSPSPEAWSGSPNGSLGGWDPFGRDEELAKLEIAVLAVTFAVAVVGNGSVLLALRRTPRKASRMHLFIRHLSLADLVVAFFQVLPQLCWEVTHRFHGPDGLCRVVKHLQVFGMFASAYMLVAMTADRYIAVCHPLKTLQQPTKRSYGMIAAAWALSLLLSTPQYFIFSLSEVERGSQVYDCWAHFIMPWGARAYITWITGGIFVAPVLILVTCYGFICYHIWRNVRGKTRPGEAAAAAAGGGRRAGGGGPRRGLLLAPCVSSVKTISRAKIRTVKMTFVIVSAYVVCWAPFFTIQMWSVWDQRFPWVDSENTATTVTALLASLNSCCNPWIYMFFSGHLLQDCIQSFPCCQKIKQTLSKEDSNSNSRRQTSFTNNRSPTHSSNTWRESPHSKSTSFIPIST, from the exons ATGCGCCTGGCCAGCGGCGCCGGCTCCCCCCGGGCGGCTCCTTCGCCCGGGAACGGCAGCCGGTGGCGGGCGGCGGAGCCCGACGGCggcgggagcagccccagccccgagGCGTGGTCGGGGTCCCCCAACGGCAGCCtggggggctgggaccccttCGGGCGGGACGAGGAGCTGGCGAAGCTGGAGATCGCCGTGCTGGCCGTCACCTTCGCCGTGGCGGTGGTGGGCAACGGCAGCGTGCTGCTGGCCCTGCGGCGCACGCCGCGCAAGGCGTCCCGCATGCACCTCTTCATCCGCCACCTCAGCCTGGCCGACCTGGTGGTGGCCTTCTTCCAGgtgctgccccagctctgctgggaagtCACCCACCGCTTCCACGGCCCCGACGGGCTCTGCCGGGTCGTCAAACACCTGCAGGTCTTCGGCATGTTCGCCTCGGCGTACATGCTGGTGGCCATGACCGCCGACCGCTACATCGCCGTCTGCCACCCGCTGAAGACGCTGCAGCAGCCCACCAAGCGCTCCTACGGGATGATCGCGGCCGCCTGGGCGCTCAGCCTGCTCCTCAGCACCCCGCAGTACTTCATCTTCTCCCTCAGCGAGGTGGAGCGCGGCTCGCAGGTCTACGACTGCTGGGCGCACTTCATCATGCCCTGGGGAGCCCGCGCCTACATCACCTGGATCACCGGCGGCATCTTCGTCGCGCCCGTCCTCATCCTCGTCACCTGCTACGGCTTCATCTGTTACCACATCTGGCGCAACGTCAGGGGCAAGACGCGcccgggggaggcggcggcggcggcggcgggcggggggcggcgggcgggcggcggcggcccgcggCGGGGGCTGCTGCTCGCCCCCTGTGTCAGCAGCGTCAAGACCATCTCCCGCGCCAAGATCCGCACCGTCAAGATGACCTTCGTCATCGTCTCGGCGTACGTCGTCTGCTGGGCGCCCTTCTTCACCATCCAGATGTGGTCCGTCTGGGACCAGCGGTTCCCCTGGGTCG attCTGAAAACACTGCAACTACCGTCACGGCTCTGTTGGCCAGTCTGAACAGTTGCTGTAACCCGTGGATCTACATGTTCTTCAGCGGGCATCTCCTGCAAGACTGCATACAGAGCTTCCCTTGCTgccaaaaaataaagcaaacgCTGAGTAAAGAAGAttcaaacagcaacagcaggcGACAGACTTCTTTTACCAACAACAGAAGTCCAACACACAGCTCGAACACCTGGAGAGAGTCGCCCCACTCCAAATCGACCAGCTTCATTCCCATTTCAACCTGA